The genomic region TCAACAGCTGCGCTACCTAGCCAGCTGTCTATTCAGATAGCTGTACTTTTTCTGCATGAATAACTTTGGTTATAGCGCACGCTGGCGCGACCTACTTAGCGTAGGCTTTCTGTCCTTTCTGCTCATCGCGGCGCTTTTTCCGTTCGTTCTAGCCCACCCCAATGACTACTTTTTCCTGACGGGTGGTGATGCACTTCAAAGTCATTATGCCACGGCGTTCTACGCGCTACATGATCATGGCGTACGGTTTACGGGCATGAATTATCCGTACGGCGAGCATTTCAATTACCCCAACCTGCAGCCGCTGATTGCGCTAGTGATGAACTGGCTACAGCAAGCAGGCATTCCGGCGGCGCGGCATACGGTAGCCATTACCAATCTAGTGGCGTTGCTTGGGGTAATGGTAACTCCCGTAGTCCTCTTCTCTATTCTGCGGCGGTTGTCGCTCCCGGTGGGGTATGCCATGCTAATGGCTTTATTGATAGGTTACCTATCCCCGCAAATTGATAGGCTGGGTGGGCATATGTCACTGAGCTATACCTGCTTTGTGCCCATGCTTTGGTACTGCATCATCCGAATGCAGGAAAACCCCTACCAGTGGCGCTGGTATATACTCTTCGGGATAGGTAGTATACTGATGGGATTAGTGATGCTGTATTTTCTGGCGTGCGGCAGCTTTTTCCTACTCGGTCATATAGCAGTGCTCTACTGGCGCCAGCCACGTGCTTGGGTGCTGCTGCGCCGTATGCTGCTGGCAGCCTTACTACCCTTGCTGCTGTTCAGAGGGTGGTTGTGGCTTACGGATACTGTTGCCGACCGCCCCCCCAATCCGTATGGTCTCTTCACTTATGTAGCCACGCCATTAAGCGTATTTTCACCCATTTTACCCCCCTGCGCAACTGGTGGCAGGCCATTTTTCATACGTCAGATCCGCATTTTGAGGGGTGGGGCTATGTGGGTCTTGTAGCCACGGGCGTCTTTCTGGTCTGGTTGCTACAAGTGCTGTTGCGGGTCATTCGTCGACGGCCCATGACTTTCGCTACTTCTACAACGCCGCTTTTCCTGCAAAATGGCTTGTGGGCAGCCAGCTTGCTTTTACTGTTATCGTTTGGGCTGCCATTCATCCTGCCAGGTTTTAGATGGCTGGTAGACTACTCTGGACCATTCAAGCAGTTCCGCTCGTTAGGTAGGTTTGTCTGGCCGTTCTACTATGTGTTCACTACATATACTGCTTATTATATATATCAGCTGTATAGCAGGCAGAAACAGCGCCAGCCGCTGCTAGCAACCGCGTGGTTGGCAGCCCTGCTGCTGGTTTGGGCCGGTGAAGCCTGGATAAACATCAACACCAAAGCCGAGTCCGTAGCGCAGGGTTCTGGGGCCTTCACTTTTCTGGACCCTAGCACTAGTATCACGCAGGGCCTAAGCTGGGCACACCGCCAGCCGTCAGACTTTCAGGCTATCCTGCCCCTACCCTACTTCAACATGGGAAGCGACAAGATTGATCTTAGTGGCTCCCCCACCTCCATTTTTCAGGCCGATAAAATTTCGTACGCAACGGGCCTACCCCAGCTCTCCAGCTATGTTTCGCGGGCCTCGGTGGGCCAGGTGCTCGAGCACACGCAACTATTCAGCTCTCCCCTTATTCCAAAAGCCCTGCTGAAAAAGTTTCCTTCTCAAAAACCTATTCTATTGGTAGTTACCGCCACCGATCTGCCTCCAGCACAAAGACGCTTGTTGAACGTAGCAACACCACTGGTGAATGTGAAGGAAGGAATGCTTTTTGAGCTTCCCCTGGAGGTGCTGGGTGCCACCACGTACGAGCAGGAGTATCAAAAAGCGCTAAAGCTCTGGCCAACACTACGCACTCGCCCCGATGGGTTGCGCACTACCACTGGCCGCGCTGTACTCTATCAGCCCTTTGCCAATGGCACGTCCCAGCAGGGGCGCCTGGCAGCTGGTGCCTTTTGGGAGCCGCTCGATAAGTTTTCTGTGCTGTATGATGGTCCTTTTCCGAGCCCAACCGATACGGGCAGGTATGAAATCAGCGTTTGGGTGAATGGTAAAATGGAGTATGGCCTCGGGAATATGCAGGTCAAACAGTTTGGAGCTGCTAATGAAGTGCTCGATCATCAGGTTGCAGACGGACGGGTATGCACCGAAATAGATGGCGACTGGCTACGTATGGCAATTCCTGTGCAACGGCAGCCGGGAACACAGCGCTTGGAGGTGCTTTACCAGAGCCGCGATTTGCTGGCCGATGACCTACTCATCCGTCCCATGGATACAGATGTATACTGGCGCGACCCCAGCGGCAAGCTGATTATGAACGGGTATCGGCTGCAGCGCTAACACGATACTCCTGAAGCCATGAACCATCTGTCTGACGTGGTGCTGGCGTGCGTTTACTTACTGTTATTTGCCTGAGCACCCGTATTTTTCCTTCTGCTGTGGACCTCTCGATTATCATCCCTATTTACAATGAGGAGGACAACATTCAAATGTTGTACAACCGGCTGAGTGGGGTGCTGGCTCTGCTTGAGCGTTCCTACGAGCTGATTTTTGTGAATGACGGCTCCCGCGACCAGTCGCTGCGCCTGGTTAAAGATCTTTCGGAGCGCGATGCCCGCGTGCGCTTCATTGATTTCAGCCGCAACTTCGGGCACCAGATTGCCGTCACGGCTGGGCTGGATTTAGCGCAAGGCGAAGCGGTAGTGATTATTGATGCCGATTTGCAGGATCCGCCCGAGCTGATTCCGCAACTCTACCAAAAACTGCACGAAGGCTATGAGGTAGTATATGCCCGTCGCCGCTCACGCCAGGGCGAAAGCATTGCTAAGAAGTTCACCGCCAAGCTTTTTTATCGTATTCTGGCCAGCATCACCAGTATATCCATTCCCGTAGATACCGGCGACTTTCGCATTATATCCCGCAAGGTGGTAGATGCCCTCAAGCAAATGCCGGAACAAAACAAGTTTATTCGCGGGCAGATTTCCTGGATTGGCTACCGCCAAACCTACCTCGAGTATGATCGAGCCGAGCGGGCCGGCGGTGCTACCGGCTACACCTATAGCAAAATGATTCGGCTGGCACTAGACGGCATCACCGGTTTTTCTAATGCCCCCCTGAAGTTTGCCACTATCAGCGGGTTCGTAGTATCGGGTATTGCCTTTATAGTAATGCTTTACACACTCTACGAGCGGTTTGTAGCGCACGACTACCAGCCAGGCTGGGCTTCGCTGATGGTGAGCATTCTGTTTCTGGGTGGGGTGCAGTTGATTGCGGTGGGTATTATCGGAGAATACTTGTCGCGGCTGTCGGCCAACGTGCGCCAACGCCCACTCTACATTATTTCTGATACCAACATCCCAGCTACCAGTATCGCGCCTGCGGCTAACCCTGCCACGCACCCCGGTCCCGTATTTCCATCGTAGCGAGTGGCCGGCTATTCGTTCATTCCAGTTCCTGTACCAGCTTTTCCAACTCGGCCAGCGTAGTTTCGCGGAAGCTGAGCGGCTCATTGCTGTGGCGCCCCGTCGTGATTTCCCGTACTGCCACATAGGGTGTACCGCTCATGTAGCGAATTCCCAGAAGGGCGGCTTTTTTGTTGGCGGGCACGTCTACAAACTCATAGCCTGTCTCAGTGGGTTGCCCCAGCACAATGGTTGCCGCATCGTGTAGCACCAGCCGTACACTGGTATGCGTGTCGGGCTCCACAGTGGCCGTGAGGGTAGTCACGGATTC from Hymenobacter aerilatus harbors:
- a CDS encoding glycosyltransferase family 2 protein; this encodes MDLSIIIPIYNEEDNIQMLYNRLSGVLALLERSYELIFVNDGSRDQSLRLVKDLSERDARVRFIDFSRNFGHQIAVTAGLDLAQGEAVVIIDADLQDPPELIPQLYQKLHEGYEVVYARRRSRQGESIAKKFTAKLFYRILASITSISIPVDTGDFRIISRKVVDALKQMPEQNKFIRGQISWIGYRQTYLEYDRAERAGGATGYTYSKMIRLALDGITGFSNAPLKFATISGFVVSGIAFIVMLYTLYERFVAHDYQPGWASLMVSILFLGGVQLIAVGIIGEYLSRLSANVRQRPLYIISDTNIPATSIAPAANPATHPGPVFPS